Proteins encoded by one window of Eremothecium cymbalariae DBVPG#7215 chromosome 1, complete sequence:
- a CDS encoding uncharacterized protein (similar to Saccharomyces cerevisiae YDR524C-B), which yields MQFKTIVAVFAAASVVSAHSMKNDSNSTLSHSNGSNGSNSSGAATTSASTAGAAQAGLVNAGVFGAAVAAGVAMLF from the coding sequence ATGCAATTCAAGACCATTGTCGCCGTTTTCGCCGCTGCCTCTGTCGTTTCAGCTCACTCTATGAAGAATGATTCAAACAGCACTCTAAGCCACAGCAACGGGTCCAACGGATCCAACAGTTCAGGCGCGGCCACTACAAGTGCTTCCACAGCTGGTGCTGCCCAGGCCGGTTTGGTAAATGCTGGTGTCTTCggtgctgctgttgccGCCGGTGTTGCTATGCTATTCTAA